CAAGTCAAAGAGTGCCTGTCCGTTCAGTGATGTGGGCTGTAAATATGTGGTATGTACTGTAATCTAATGAAATATAATGTCAAAGttcatttatttcctttattttttagTGAAGCAGGTTCCCAAAAACATTGATGCAAATATTGTTTTTGGAGGGTGGCGTGTTTTAATGGAAGTTTGACATTTTAGGAAATGTGCACATTCACTTTATGGCCAAGAGTTATATGAGAAGATGAATATGTCTGCAAGGTTAGCTGAGCATAAAGAAAGGAACCGGAAGCTAACTAGCAGCTAGCATAGCTCTATCATCTGCCTCCAGTTGCGTTGATGTCGCAGATCAGAACTTAATTGTGTTGCTTATTAGTTAATATGTTAAATAGttcatgttataaatgttaataTATAAAGTTAATATTTCAAACCAGTTTTTCAGGAGATCCCTATGAAAAATGTGTGTGCCTGATGTGTGTTAAAACAATTAGTTGAAAATTCATTATCGCAATGATTTTTCTCTCAACTATTCATTAGCATTGGCGCAAGAAATATAAATTCTTAAAATGATTCAAAATTGTCTATTTGACAATCTATAGTCTCTATTTCACAAgatgtatttaattaaaaacatttgttacCTTAAAACCGATGGACAACATGGTACTATCCTAAAAAGTAACATCATGTACGTCCTGCAGTGTTAAAGTTTTCACTTCAGTTGTGTTTAAGTTACAATAGCGTCTCAACGAGCTCCGTCGTTCCTCAGATGGACAACGGGAAGCTCGGCGACCACGAGCACAGCAGCACCATGGAGCACTTGCGTCTGCTGCTGCCCATGGTGCTGTCCATGTCTCGGGCGTGTGCCGAGGCTCCCGGTCAAGGAGAGTGGCAGGAGGACTCGGGTCTGGGTCTGTACAGGGCTCCTGAGGAGGGAGTCGCTACGGAAACCGGAGCTGCAGCCTCCATGCAGTCTGTGGATGTGGAGAAAAAGGTGAGTCTCAATGGCTTTAATGCTCTTTGTTGATGCATAGCTGATGTTCACAGGTTCTGAatgcatttgttgttgttttgacagGTGAACGCTTTAGAAAACATTGTGTGCGTCTTGAACCGAGAGGTGGAGCGCAACTCCATGACGTTGGAGGCTTTCTCCCATCAGCATCGATTAGACCAGGAAAAGATTGAAAACCTCTCCAATAAAGTGCGTCAGCTCGAGCGGACCGTCTCCATGAGAGACCTGCAGCTGTCTGAAACCGAACAGCTGCTCAGAGAACTCCAGTTCTGCACCTACGACGGCATATTCGTGTGGAAAGTCTCCGACTTCGCCCGGCGCAGACAGGATGCTGTGGCCGGTCGAACGCCTGCGATGTTCTCCCCAGGTGAGAGGAAGGacgcactgccccccccccacttaaAGGTCCTCTGTACACATGGCGTGTCCTGGGTCAAATGAATTTGAGTGAGCTGAGATCATGTGGGTTGCATGTTGTGTTGGCGTGTAGTCGAGGGGAATTTCCCTTCCCTCCACCCGTGTTGTGTTTGAGGGAGTGAACATGTCACTCCCATTAACACGGGAGCCTGTTTTCAAGCTCGCGGTCACAGTGTccattcctcttttctctcctcgcaGCGTTTTACACCAGCAAATACGGCTACAAGATGTGTCTGAGGCTGTATTTGAACGGCGACGGGACGGGTCGGGGAACTCACCTCTCGCTGTTCTTCGTCGTCATGAGGGGAAAGTGTGACGCTCTGCTCAAATGGCCGTTCAGCCAGAAGGTAGCAGCGCTTTAAAAACAGTCTTTCTGCCCATTTTGATCCACAAACGCCGCAACAAATAGCTGAaaacaagctcctcctctttccccagGTGACTCTCATGCTCTTGGATCAAAACAACAGGGAGCACATTATCGATGCGTTCCGCCCTGacgtcacctccacctcctttcAGCGGCCAATCAGTGAGATGAACATCGCCAGCGGCTGCCCGCTCTTCTGTCCGCTGGCTAAGCTGGCGGGCAAGAGCCCCTACCTGAGAGATGATACCATCTTCATCAAAGCTATCGTAGACCTCACAGGCTTGTAAGGTGTAGTCTGTGGAAGTTACAccaaagcaaaaataaatatatatctatattttatattatgatAGTATCTATAATAATTAAGTATGCATAATTTGactattattacattatatctCAACTATACAAGAAGAATGTCACCAAGTGTCACATTATGAAGGATGCACAAGGTTGTGTTCAATCGCATGGTGGATCTGTGATGTTCATGGTAATCCCGTAACTCTGAGTCAGTCGTAGCCCCCGAGCTTTATGGAGGTTTAGCTATTTCTGTTTATAGCTCGTAAAGTTAAGACTTTGGCAGTGCTTAAAATGACATTAAAAGTTAGTATTTTGGTTTAAAGTCGTCAGCAAGAGTTACGGCGTTGAGTTTTAGGAACATTAAAGTGGCAATGTTATGAATATTCGCATTATTACAAACTGGGTGTCTGTAACGACATTACTGGGAGGAAATGCTGTATGACAGTTTTCATACACAAAACAAATTTTGAAACACAATTCTGAAAAATAGTAAGTTAGTATGACATTTTTGGAAGCAGCCAAAACATCCTGCTGCTGAACTCTATTGTTTTCACTCATAGAAATTATTAATCATCCAACACTGAAATATCAGGATGCCACTTAAATATCTCTGTCATGATAAAAAAAAGACCTGCAATCATCTTAATGTGACCCTGTTGGCATTCAAATGAAAGCTTACAACTTATAACTAAATCATATAACAaatatttgtatcaaatacttTGTATATAGTATAGactattttataataattagaATACGCCGAATTGCATTATGTGGTTCGTCACACCCGGGTCAAATGGGTCAAATCCATCTCACAGGTGGCCATTTCCATTTCAACTTTTGCaggatttatttgtttaaatccTAAATATGACCGTAACATCTAATACTGCCCCCACGTGAAGAGGCACGTCGTGTACCCGACTGCACCGGGCCGTCTGAACAACGCAACAAGCTGAAATGTAATCATATGCAACCGACTAGTTCATTTAAAAGtgattatataatttatcttCGAGTACCCTGTGAATTCAGTTTACATTCCACAGTTTACCGAAAACAGATTTGTTACCAACAGAACCCAAACTGTCCCTATGACAATGTTTTATTACtcaaatgtattgaaaataatacaaattaattaaagaaataaacaatcaaaacaTAGGCCTGTGTTTCCCCTGCCCCTATTAAACATTGAAACCAATGTTAAAGTTTCCTTACAGGGAACACCAACACAAGACTGACATAGAATTAAGTCATAGGTtaacattttgtttattgtgGTGTGGTTGCACGTCAGCAGATACGTCTGCACCTCACACCACTGAAGCTTGGTACTGATGCCTGCTATTCTGGTCGGGTTTTAATTAAATTCTTAGCagttgaatatatataaatatatttttgttttttttgtttttgttaacgtatatataaatatattttttgttttttttgtttttgttaacgTATACCTTTTACTATTTAGTGCAAATCAGTGCTAGTGCTCCTAGTTACAATTTACAAGAAATCATTAATTAATATTAGCTCAATATTACATTCACATTATAATCTTATTATACATGCTTCAATCATAaagtctataaatatatatatattaggataAAGCCACAACATGTAATTGCTGATTTTATTTCCACTTTATGCAAGTGCTTTACAATagaatatgaatacatatataaatgtgtttatacgtgtgtatatatatatgctttattaatattttggaTGTTAAACACAACTCCTTTGACGTGAATGACTATAATAAAGTACTATAGTGAATTGATTTTACATTTATTCCTGCTTTTGTTCCATTGTTTTTATATGCATTTATAAGTGTGATGCCATGTTCACTATCAGTTGGGACCATTCAAAATATCATTATGAAGTAATGCATATACAGTGTGGAAAAGATCAACATGAAATTATAATCAGAAAATGTAAGTTTTGGGGGATTTGGActgtttaatacttttggttacctattataatatatgtatccTGGGCTTAAAGGGAGTCTTATGTTATTTGTCACACTTCATAGAAATAAGATAATCTCTAtattgataaataataatagataGACCCTACTAAAGAAAATACCTGAACTTTTAAACTATAGAGCACCTAGCCATTGACTCATCTTGTGAATCTAGCTCGCAGCATAACCCTAACATAGATTAGATTAAGGTTATAGTACTGATAAACTCTTTGAACTATCATAATATTTCTAGAAATTGTGAAGTGAGGAGAAGCGTCACAAATGGGGTTAGAATAAAAGTATCACTTTTACCTCATGATTTCCCCAAATAGTCACTTATGAATATTTCCCCTGTGGGCGTCGGAGGCATTTTCATGTTCTGTGCAACATGTCGATGCGTCTGCTCCAGAGTGATGAGACGTGTTGTAACAAGTAACAACCCTCTTCTGGCATGGAAAATGTCACCTGTAAAGATAACAACCACATACCACGATGTCACAACCGGTTCTGGCCGGCTGTATGTTAAGCTCATTAATTATGTATTTTCTCTTCCTGTTTTGCTGTTGTGACGAATGTGGACGTGCGCTGTTTGAAATGCTCACTGTAGTAAACTCAAACAAGAAGTGCGTTTACAAATAATTCAAAGCATATCCTACCTCTGATTCAcagattgtttaaaaaatgtctttcgTTTGCATCAATacactttatttgtatcttCCTGTGAAACTGAATATCTAGTTTTTTATTCTGCATTTGAAGAACCGGAGGTAGAATGTGAGATTATAATCTTGGAATTGGTTTCATTCTTAGTTGCATGTTACTTTCTTTGTAAAAGCCtttcacacacagacctcctggactgCACGACACTTTAAAGTCAAACATTCACACGAGGTCTGTCAAATAATACATGTACTTGTTTTTTGTCAAAAGTGCATCATTaagcaaaatgaaaataaatgttgttgAATAACACGGTGTGTAATAAAGTCTATGCCTGGAGAAACAGGTTACCTCATTACAATTTGTTCAATCCTTGTTTTAAGACTAAAAACCTGCAAGACTTAAGATTCCCATCAGCTTCAGCTTCACATTGCTTGAAGAGCAATTAAGTGAACATTTGCATCGTAGTCATAATATGCCAGAAAAAGTAATGTCGTAGTATAGTATTTCATGAAGAAATTATGTATATTATGTTGTAAAAAATATAGGATATGCAAAATATTAGAAATCATTGCCCTTTCGTTATagattagtatttttttttaagtctgaGAATAATAATTTTAGGACAGTATTCTATTAAAATGCCAAAAAGGCAGTGTTGTAtgttataaaacaaaaaagataagCTATAGTATGTTGTAAAAAAAGTGGTTACAGCGCAGCTCGAAGGCTGAAACACAAACGGGTGACCGGACGAGAGCAACAGTGACAACACATTTATTGAAGTATACAGTCAGGATATTTGGAAATGTCAagagcaaacaaaacaacagcagTCGTCTCAGACGAGGAAGAGAAGCTCCAAGTTTAGGTGTTGAGCTTTAAAACCGGAAACAACATCAGCTGATGAGCAACACCCTGCAAGACAAAGAAGAGCCGGGAAACAGGACACTGACCCCTGGTGGACAGAAGGGGTCATCACAATATAAGTCAGTTAACTTAGTTTAAAGTGTCGTGGAATAGTCATTAAGTCACGAAAAAGTTCATTGTAGATAAGCTCGTGAAAAAAAGAGGTTGATATTGAAATAAAGTCGGAAATAAGtcaatgtatataaataaatgtcataaaACAAAATCCATAGTGAAATGTcatgaaaatgtaaaattatAAACATTGTAAAGAATTGTCAAAGAAAGTTATTAAGAAGCAATAGTGTAGTATGAAGtcttaaagggaaaaaaaagtctgaacaaatgtgaaaaatgtCATGAAATAAAATAGTATAGTATTAAAGAGCCAGAAAATAATGCCATATCATAGAATGTCTTTAAAAGTCACAGTATAATATGTCACAAAAAGACATAAATTCGTAGGTTCCAAGTGATCCATCTGCATGTTTTcttcttaaataaaaaatagctgGGAGACCAATTTCTGATTTATCTGTCGCTTAAGAAAGCCTGACAAAATTAAAGGGTGCATTATTGTGCTACAAATGAATAAAGgtgtataaatacatttctacaTAATATAGGCCCAAAAAACAATAagccacacaaacaaacaaaaatgttgttCAGTCATGCTTCACGCCAACTGTTCCTCATCGACTCTTCTTGATTAAATTACTCAATCATTCTACTTTGCATAGAGAGATCGATCATTTAAGGGACACAAACAATGGGaaaagaaataattaaaaaccAAGGCTGGCTGCACCAAAAGCAGCTGACTGTCGTCGTCCCTTTTGGTTTTAAATGGTTGTATAATTATCAGAAAAATTTGTTCTCGGGTGTTTCTACTCAAAACATCAATTGGACATATCCATTAATAAGAGAATACATTTCTGAAGTAATTCTCAGTTACAGCATTTTGCCTCAGATGAGCCGCGATCACGAGGTTTTGTCTCTGCAGCGTTGACGTCACATCCCGTTACACCTAAAGTGCACCGGACCGGTTCATAcagataaaaaacagacaaacaccgTCGCTTGGGTAGCGACACGTGTGGACGTCTTTCTTATGCACTCAGGTGTCACGCTACGCTAcactattccccccccccaccccctgcttCGTGGTTTCCAACCTGACTCATGGTTTTCCATTCACACTGCCGGCAGACGGTGAGTTCTTGTTGCGGCTCAGCCAGGACGGCAGGAGGTTGCGGGGCCTCGGCTGCCGGGTGGGGGCCTGCGCCAGGCGGACCATGCGCGGCGAACGCCACACCTTAATGGTGGAGTCATCGCTCGcagacagcagcagctcctggtcGGCGGGGCTGAACGCCACCGAGTTCACCACGTCGTCATGCGCCAGGCGTGCCAGGCAGATGTTGTAGTGGCGGTCCCAGATGTAGCCATGTTTGTCCTCTGCTCCACTACGGGGAGGAGATTAGAGACGTAATCAGCAGAAGCTTTCGTGATATCATTATTTCAACATTATGGCAAAACAGAGTCTGTTATTAGTGGGGCTGGAACAAGCGATTATTTCATTTTTGATTTTTATGCAGGTGTATCTCCGACATCTTGCGAGTGTCGGTGCTTTAGAGACAATG
The window above is part of the Pseudoliparis swirei isolate HS2019 ecotype Mariana Trench chromosome 15, NWPU_hadal_v1, whole genome shotgun sequence genome. Proteins encoded here:
- the traf2b gene encoding TNF receptor-associated factor 2 encodes the protein MARISLDCPNTLPGIPLSVLSVPMENKYKCQQCLQVLRKPVQAQCGHRFCVHCFKQLTSCGPKPCEACRQEEIYEEPFSILNCNEAFPDNAAGREIASLPARCLNQGCDWTGSIKEYEAQHEDRCEFEKMQCEACQTSILRTEKERHDERECEARTLNCKYCKTTFNFKEIKAHDEICLRFPLQCKDCGKKKIPREKFTEHSKLCAKSKSACPFSDVGCKYVMDNGKLGDHEHSSTMEHLRLLLPMVLSMSRACAEAPGQGEWQEDSGLGLYRAPEEGVATETGAAASMQSVDVEKKVNALENIVCVLNREVERNSMTLEAFSHQHRLDQEKIENLSNKVRQLERTVSMRDLQLSETEQLLRELQFCTYDGIFVWKVSDFARRRQDAVAGRTPAMFSPAFYTSKYGYKMCLRLYLNGDGTGRGTHLSLFFVVMRGKCDALLKWPFSQKVTLMLLDQNNREHIIDAFRPDVTSTSFQRPISEMNIASGCPLFCPLAKLAGKSPYLRDDTIFIKAIVDLTGL